The region AACATCAAAAAGGTATATCAGCCTAACACTATTCATTCCAAAATCACAACTATTTGTAATTCAATGTTTTTTGCAAATTAATCAGAAATGAATATTCCCGAAAACTAAGCGTCTCGGTTATGAAAACAACAGGAGAAGGACATCTAAATTACAACTAATCAATACGTTGCAACGAATTTCCCAACTAAAAAACAAAATTCCCGTATTTGGAAATGGTGATAGGCTTATGACTCCCGGATAACCTCGGTAACGAGTTTGGCAGCATCTTCCAGCAGTATAGCTGATTTTACTTCCAGTCCCGAGTTGTCCAAAATTACTTTAGCTTCTTTCGCATTTGTACCCTGCAATCTAACAATAATCGGAATCGAAATTTCTCCGATTGATTTGTACGCATCTACAATGCCCGTGGCGACTCTGTCACAGCGAACAATACCGCCAAAGATATTTATCAAAATAGCTTTCACATTAGTATCACTCAAAATAATCCTAAAGGCTTCTTCCACCCTCTTTGCGTTTGCCGAACCGCCAACATCCAGAAAATTTGCAGGAGCCCCGCCTGATAATTTAATAATGTCCATAGTGGCCATAGCAAGCCCTGCTCCATTTACCATACACCCCACATTGCCGTCAAGCTTAATAAAATTTAATCCGAATTTACCGGCTTCAACTTCTGTAGGATCCTCTTCATCGGGATCTCTCATTTCAAATATTCCCGGATGCTTGAACAATGCATTATTGTCAACCACTACCTTTGCATCAGCAGCAATAATAAGGTTATCGGAGGTTTTGATAACCGGGTTAATCTCTATAAGACTGGCATCGCTGCCCAAATAGGCGGCATATAAATTTTCTATAAACGGAATCATATTTTTATAAGCCTGACCTGCAAGTCCAAGATTGAAAGCTATTTTGCGACACTGAAAAGGTTGAACACCCATACCCGGGGCGATTACTTCCTTATAAATTAATTCAGGTGTTTCCTCGGCTACTTTCTCAATATCCATTCCTCCTCGGGGCGAATACATTATTATATTTTTGCCGGATTTACGGTCGAGTAAAATACTGACGTAAAACTCCAGAATTGGATTTTCCCCGCTGTAATATATATTTTGCTCAACAAGAACTTTGCTGACTTTTTTTCCTTCAGGCTTTGTTTGCGGAGTAATAAGCTGCATTCCCAATATCTGCTCGGCACACGTATATACTTCCTGCTCGGAAGATGCAATCTTTACACCACCACCCTTTCCTCTGCCTCCGGCATGGATTTGTGCTTTTACGGCAAACTTTTCCGTGCCGGTGTATGAATATAAATTATGAGCCACCTGTAATGCCTCATTCGGCGATGTGGCAACCAGGCCTTCGGGAACTTTAACTCCGTAT is a window of Bacteroidota bacterium DNA encoding:
- the sucC gene encoding ADP-forming succinate--CoA ligase subunit beta, with translation MNLHEYQAKIVLKKYGVKVPEGLVATSPNEALQVAHNLYSYTGTEKFAVKAQIHAGGRGKGGGVKIASSEQEVYTCAEQILGMQLITPQTKPEGKKVSKVLVEQNIYYSGENPILEFYVSILLDRKSGKNIIMYSPRGGMDIEKVAEETPELIYKEVIAPGMGVQPFQCRKIAFNLGLAGQAYKNMIPFIENLYAAYLGSDASLIEINPVIKTSDNLIIAADAKVVVDNNALFKHPGIFEMRDPDEEDPTEVEAGKFGLNFIKLDGNVGCMVNGAGLAMATMDIIKLSGGAPANFLDVGGSANAKRVEEAFRIILSDTNVKAILINIFGGIVRCDRVATGIVDAYKSIGEISIPIIVRLQGTNAKEAKVILDNSGLEVKSAILLEDAAKLVTEVIRES